A genome region from Anopheles stephensi strain Indian chromosome 2, UCI_ANSTEP_V1.0, whole genome shotgun sequence includes the following:
- the LOC118503222 gene encoding uncharacterized protein LOC118503222, whose protein sequence is MGRGKLSAKQRNIKIPLATFNGLEKLNSEQVQLVSPNAYAALDNDVEEHPMDTNTTKPNPTKRNVRVPPIKIACKSLGEVHKKITAAGVVRYTTKVVNEGIVVYTNTSEDFRAVVRHLSNNKTNFHMQTEEVTRVLEEEGIKPVSVKKLNVRNKKYDEHATYLLHFSKGSVDLAKLRCINALEHCRVRWNYYSNRQGPMQCKRCQSYGHGAANCHHPAICNKCAGQHESKICPLAATTSCENGLIPAHKLKCANCDGNHPANFWNCPKKPVKPKASAPKKPVSRDFVFEGNAFPALPPVQTSYSAINQNASHHHTYNDELFNTTEITSIVGEVFCKLRSCKSKEQQITAIFEVVSKFCFNM, encoded by the exons ATGGGTCGTGGCAAACTCTCCGCAAAGCAAAGGAATATCAAAATTCCTTTAGCTACTTTTAACGGCTTAGAAAAGCTCAATTCTGAGCAAGTGCAATTAGTATCACCAAATGCGTACGCAGCACTGGACAATGACGTGGAAGAACATCCTATGGACACTAATACAACAAAGCCAAACCCTACCAAAAGAAATGTGCGTGTTCCTCCGATAAAAATAGCGTGCAAATCATTAGGCGAAgtgcacaaaaaaatcacagctGCTGGTGTAGTGCGGTACACCACTAAAGTAGTAAATGAGGGTATAGTAGTGTATACCAATACTTCAGAAGATTTCCGAGCGGTTGTGCGTCACCTgtccaacaacaaaacaaacttcc ATATGCAGACAGAAGAAGTGACCAGAGTATTAGAGGAAGAAGGCATAAAACCGGTTTCTGTTAAGAAACTGAACGTTCGCAACAAAAAGTACGATGAGCATGCCACCTATCTACTACACTTCTCTAAGGGCTCTGTCGATCTAGCCAAACTGCGTTGTATAAACGCGCTTGAACATTGTAGAGTTCGTTGGAATTATTATTCCAACAGGCAAGGACCGATGCAGTGCAAACGCTGCCAATCGTACGGTCACGGAGCTGCTAACTGTCACCACCCGGCTATTTGCAACAAATGTGCCGGACAACACGAATCGAAAATATGCCCACTAGCAGCAACGACATCGTGTGAAAACGGACTGATTCCAGCGCATAAATTAAAATGCGCCAACTGCGATGGTAATCATCCAGCCAATTTCTGGAACTGCCCAAAAAAACCTGTTAAACCCAAAGCCAGTGCTCCTAAAAAACCGGTGTCAAGAGATTTCGTGTTCGAAGGGAATGCGTTTCCCGCTCTCCCTCCTGTTCAAACAAGCTATAGTGCTATCAACCAAAATGCTAGTCACCATCACACATACAATGATGAGCTTTTCAATACGACGGAAATCACCTCTATTGTAGGAGAAGTATTCTGCAAGCTACGCTCCTGCAAATCTAAGGAGCAACAAATCACCGCTATATTTGAAGTAGTGAGTAAATTCTGTTTTAATATGTGA